A genomic segment from Nitrospirota bacterium encodes:
- a CDS encoding ATP citrate lyase, with the protein MSIVADDNTRVVIQGGPAGVNAARRMAEFSYLIKKPFNVKAFVFPPDAGKTAEIPFGSEMLAVPIFSSVAEATKTFPEINTTLVYIAPNRALAGALEALKDEKIKVVSMITEGVPEKDAKILSKEAKKLGKVFNGPSSIGIFSAGKCRLGVVGGSYENLILSKLHRPGSFGVITKSGGLLNEIIWICSQFADGITTAVGIGGDAYPGTDYVSYLEMFENDPETKAVVIVGEMGGTLEEKAGEWYGAKKRRIKLLAIVSGFCQEVLPKGMKFGHAGAKEGQRGEGSARSKAEALKNAGAIVPKTYGALGPAIKQTYEELLAQGVITPVKEIPVDQLAKWPKSIEEAIKTGEVVLPPLLKSTICDDRGDEPMYVGYPASELINNGYDIPHVIGLLWTKRLISADEAELIKRILMLSADHGPCVSGALATILASCADIPMAQAVASGITMIGPRFGGAVTDAGRWFKYAIENNMGVEEFLTYMKANWGPVPGIGHRVKSVKNPDKRVKELVSFAKSLGRPLPHLDFALEVEKITTTKKENLILNVDGTIAVVLLDLGFPVESLNGFFILARTMGLIGHWIDQKQQGARLIRLHPYLAKYATEPKREVPPIEKAVEV; encoded by the coding sequence ATGAGTATAGTCGCTGATGATAATACAAGGGTTGTTATTCAGGGCGGTCCGGCAGGTGTTAATGCCGCCCGGCGTATGGCTGAGTTTTCTTATCTCATTAAGAAACCTTTCAATGTTAAGGCATTTGTATTCCCGCCTGATGCCGGAAAGACTGCGGAAATTCCTTTTGGCAGTGAGATGCTTGCAGTACCGATCTTTTCCAGTGTTGCAGAGGCCACAAAGACATTTCCTGAGATTAATACTACACTCGTTTATATTGCACCTAACAGGGCGCTTGCCGGTGCACTTGAGGCACTGAAGGATGAAAAGATTAAGGTAGTATCAATGATTACAGAAGGCGTTCCTGAGAAGGATGCCAAAATCCTATCAAAAGAGGCAAAGAAACTTGGAAAGGTGTTCAACGGTCCTTCATCAATCGGAATCTTTTCAGCAGGCAAGTGCAGGCTTGGGGTTGTCGGCGGGTCTTATGAAAACCTGATACTCTCTAAGCTCCACCGCCCGGGTTCATTTGGTGTAATAACAAAGTCCGGCGGACTGCTGAATGAGATTATATGGATATGCAGTCAGTTTGCAGACGGTATCACAACCGCTGTTGGAATCGGCGGGGATGCTTATCCCGGAACGGATTACGTATCATACCTTGAGATGTTTGAGAATGACCCTGAGACAAAGGCCGTTGTTATCGTCGGAGAGATGGGGGGTACATTAGAAGAAAAGGCAGGGGAGTGGTATGGGGCTAAAAAACGCAGGATAAAACTGCTTGCAATAGTGTCAGGCTTCTGTCAGGAGGTTCTGCCTAAGGGAATGAAGTTCGGTCATGCAGGTGCCAAAGAGGGGCAGAGAGGTGAAGGAAGTGCAAGGAGTAAGGCAGAGGCATTAAAGAATGCAGGTGCGATAGTTCCAAAGACTTATGGTGCACTCGGGCCTGCAATAAAGCAGACTTATGAGGAATTGCTTGCACAGGGTGTGATAACTCCTGTTAAAGAGATCCCTGTAGATCAATTGGCAAAATGGCCCAAGTCAATAGAAGAGGCCATAAAGACCGGTGAGGTTGTACTGCCTCCGCTGTTAAAATCAACTATATGTGATGACAGGGGCGATGAACCGATGTATGTGGGTTATCCTGCCTCAGAACTTATCAACAATGGGTATGATATTCCGCATGTTATTGGACTGCTCTGGACGAAACGGCTTATTTCAGCAGATGAGGCGGAACTTATTAAACGTATATTGATGCTGTCGGCAGACCACGGCCCATGCGTCAGCGGTGCACTTGCAACAATACTTGCCTCGTGTGCAGACATACCGATGGCACAGGCAGTTGCATCAGGCATAACAATGATAGGCCCGCGTTTCGGAGGTGCAGTTACAGATGCCGGAAGGTGGTTTAAGTATGCCATAGAAAATAACATGGGTGTTGAAGAATTTCTTACATACATGAAGGCAAACTGGGGGCCTGTCCCTGGAATTGGTCACAGGGTGAAGAGCGTTAAAAATCCGGACAAGAGGGTTAAAGAGCTTGTCTCTTTTGCAAAGAGTCTTGGACGTCCGCTTCCTCATCTTGATTTTGCACTTGAGGTAGAAAAGATAACTACAACGAAAAAAGAAAATCTGATCCTGAACGTGGACGGTACTATTGCAGTGGTATTGCTTGACCTCGGGTTCCCGGTTGAGAGCCTGAACGGGTTCTTCATCCTTGCACGTACTATGGGCCTGATTGGGCACTGGATAGATCAGAAACAGCAGGGTGCACGTCTGATCCGTCTGCATCCATACCTTGCTAAGTATGCAACTGAACCAAAGAGGGAGGTTCCGCCGATTGAGAAGGCTGTGGAGGTATGA
- a CDS encoding PEP-CTERM sorting domain-containing protein codes for MRKKLTTLVLVTLTAIITAFSGNALATSIAEIEGNDSFASAQSIDAFFSINSNPNVFGTLPTVSIHGSNGAATDVDYYRFTVANTGIGYFDIDDVTKSGSLWIGNSLSLYDSGHNLLAADFDTLNYDEDPGSVSTFDSFLGVYNFTNAGVYFIAVSTEYTSPGTPGTLGGNLGRPDCVMPACNPNNPPVDFRNGGKYYLGDSGPTSVNTTGASDAFGNYTLHVTIANPVPEPSTALLFGLGMITLLIISRLYFLSPLFNKSDIRK; via the coding sequence ATGCGTAAAAAACTTACAACACTTGTTTTGGTTACACTTACAGCAATCATTACAGCCTTTTCAGGAAACGCTCTTGCAACATCAATCGCAGAAATTGAAGGAAATGATTCCTTTGCTTCAGCACAAAGCATAGACGCCTTTTTCTCTATTAACTCTAACCCAAATGTCTTCGGGACATTACCTACAGTGAGTATACATGGCAGTAATGGAGCGGCTACTGATGTTGACTATTATCGTTTCACCGTAGCAAATACAGGCATAGGATATTTTGATATAGATGATGTTACAAAGTCTGGTTCTCTTTGGATTGGCAATTCACTCAGTTTATACGATTCAGGCCATAACCTCCTTGCTGCTGATTTTGATACCTTAAATTATGATGAAGACCCAGGTTCTGTTTCTACCTTTGACAGTTTTCTTGGTGTTTATAATTTTACTAATGCCGGCGTATATTTCATTGCAGTATCTACAGAATACACAAGTCCAGGTACCCCTGGTACTTTAGGCGGCAATCTTGGCCGTCCTGATTGTGTAATGCCGGCCTGCAACCCCAATAATCCGCCGGTAGACTTTCGTAACGGCGGAAAATATTATCTTGGAGACTCAGGGCCGACTTCTGTTAATACAACGGGAGCATCCGACGCGTTTGGAAACTACACCCTTCATGTAACCATAGCAAACCCAGTACCGGAGCCGTCAACTGCATTATTATTCGGACTGGGAATGATAACCCTCTTAATCATATCCCGCCTTTATTTTCTTTCCCCTCTTTTTAATAAGAGTGACATAAGAAAATAA
- a CDS encoding type II toxin-antitoxin system RelE/ParE family toxin: MIKSFAAKETEKLFNREIIRRFPQSIQQIARRKLEILDATDVLQDLLIPPSNHLEKLSGDRKGQYSIRINKQFRICFDWHDGDAYNVEIVDYH; encoded by the coding sequence ATGATAAAAAGTTTTGCGGCTAAAGAGACTGAAAAACTGTTTAATCGTGAAATAATCCGCAGATTTCCGCAGAGTATACAGCAAATTGCTCGTAGAAAACTTGAGATTTTGGATGCAACAGATGTACTTCAAGATTTACTCATACCACCATCTAACCACCTTGAGAAATTATCAGGTGATCGAAAAGGACAATACAGTATTCGTATCAACAAGCAGTTTCGTATATGTTTTGATTGGCATGACGGAGATGCATACAACGTGGAAATAGTTGATTATCATTAG
- a CDS encoding HigA family addiction module antidote protein, which translates to MEKQKLKPIHPGEILMEEFLKPMEISQYKLAKDINVPARRINEIVQGKRSITPDTALRLSRYFGLSERFWINLQAHYDLETEKDKLEDRLNKEVQVYSANV; encoded by the coding sequence ATGGAGAAACAAAAATTAAAACCAATTCATCCCGGTGAAATACTCATGGAAGAATTTCTTAAACCCATGGAAATTAGCCAATATAAATTAGCAAAGGATATTAACGTACCGGCAAGGCGTATCAATGAGATTGTACAGGGTAAGCGATCCATCACTCCGGATACGGCTTTAAGGTTGTCGCGTTATTTTGGTCTTTCGGAACGCTTCTGGATAAATTTACAAGCACACTATGACCTTGAAACTGAAAAAGACAAATTAGAAGACAGGTTGAACAAAGAAGTACAGGTTTATTCTGCTAATGTTTAA
- a CDS encoding Uma2 family endonuclease, producing the protein MATRFKEKTRYTYEDYMKTPDDVRYELIDGDLLMSPAPNIRHQIISGNINALIRSYVKDKELGTVFYAPCDVVLGDENVFEPDILFISKQNSGIIADANIKGAPDLIVEILSPSTADRDLINKKRIYAKYGVKEYWIADPQEKTVELFILNNEQFDLKKSYAQDDVIESVILQGLRIPLKEIF; encoded by the coding sequence ATGGCGACCCGATTCAAAGAAAAGACACGGTATACTTATGAAGATTATATGAAGACTCCTGATGATGTACGTTATGAACTTATTGATGGAGATTTATTAATGTCCCCTGCACCAAATATCCGGCATCAGATAATAAGTGGAAATATTAATGCTCTGATTAGGAGTTATGTAAAGGATAAGGAACTTGGTACTGTTTTCTATGCGCCATGCGATGTAGTTCTTGGGGATGAAAATGTCTTTGAACCTGATATACTTTTCATCTCAAAACAAAACTCAGGTATTATTGCAGATGCCAATATAAAAGGCGCCCCTGACCTTATCGTTGAGATACTGTCACCTTCAACAGCAGATAGAGACCTCATAAACAAGAAAAGAATCTACGCAAAATATGGCGTCAAAGAATACTGGATTGCAGACCCGCAGGAAAAGACAGTAGAGTTATTTATTCTGAATAATGAACAATTTGATTTGAAGAAAAGCTATGCACAGGATGATGTGATAGAATCAGTGATTTTGCAAGGACTACGTATCCCTCTTAAAGAAATATTTTAG
- a CDS encoding OmpA family protein — protein MKIRIISKIMISIAFLVVPIMIIASGCTKKVSTTDIKEIEKPEQGLLPSEPSPVYETVAEPPVPQPDVIRGNGKSGESGDITSGRTPASEKGVGDVFFDFDRYIIREDGVETLNHNSTVLRKIGFKNLVVEGHADERGTTDYNLALGERRAVSAKKYLSSLGIDSTRISVITFGKEKPFCAEHSEDCWQQNRRAHFVLAE, from the coding sequence ATGAAAATACGGATAATATCAAAGATTATGATTAGCATTGCGTTTCTTGTCGTACCCATTATGATAATCGCAAGCGGCTGCACTAAGAAGGTATCTACTACAGATATAAAAGAGATTGAGAAGCCGGAGCAGGGATTACTGCCGTCGGAACCTTCTCCGGTTTATGAAACAGTTGCAGAGCCGCCTGTACCACAGCCTGATGTCATACGCGGAAATGGGAAAAGTGGAGAATCCGGTGACATAACATCCGGACGTACACCTGCTTCTGAAAAAGGGGTGGGTGACGTGTTTTTTGATTTTGACAGGTATATCATAAGAGAAGACGGAGTAGAGACGCTTAATCACAACTCTACTGTACTTAGAAAGATAGGCTTTAAGAACCTTGTTGTTGAAGGACATGCAGATGAGCGGGGTACCACAGACTATAATCTCGCATTAGGCGAACGAAGGGCAGTATCAGCAAAAAAGTACCTTTCCAGTCTTGGGATAGATTCAACAAGAATATCTGTAATTACCTTTGGAAAAGAAAAACCATTCTGTGCAGAACACAGTGAAGATTGCTGGCAACAGAACCGGCGTGCACATTTCGTTCTGGCGGAATGA
- a CDS encoding FG-GAP repeat protein: MKSGNLILKHLILMFAIFLVAGCGGKTSTTTNDDNNSGNNNSTHGTNLSETSTKSSNPKITSDSSGNVYVTWEEASSGSITELYLADSANSGNTFSKRNLNKTANCNINGHAGDISVATAGNGSPYTVWTEDWGSIGKNIKFYDNKSSSSCKPLSYLARDAASPMIKADSNSQLHVVWEEDMGDQKRDIFFRHSDNGGTDFIPSTDAEPLNISNTASDSSDPMLGVLEGTLNSDIDIVWVEGTEGNRNISIASSNDSGTSFSTPHNVSNTLTDSNCPVINVTSGGTIYIAFKGDSGIYFTRRQSYESLIPAPIKISPGSSSPSCPEMGVGSNGAIYTVWSDSGEIWAAISTDAGHSFTVPKNISTSTGQSSSPKLALDGNYLNLIWVEEAIGNGDIYFSGSIDNGKTFSSPRNISNSSEKSGSPAIATDAKKYIYAAWAEGEEGSEDIYFVRDNGARDISKSAKKTLAQFMDINGDGKSDILIGAPSDKDGSVIGKVYLFFSNSMALKLNGSDILTTSADLTFSEASAGEQFGFSTAIAGDINGDGYADIITGAPYTNDNADNSGTVYIYYGNQSSSMDNTADVRIKGLEVNDLAGFSVSSAGDVNNDGFDDIIIGLPEKYSNGSTPYSGTAVIFYGGPIMGIKANYPELTLNDADVVLKGEKALDKFGTTVARAGDFNYDGYDDVIVGAPYADGTDGYNRGRAYIFFGGTDMNVSADVRITGSNDNDKIAAGLSGGGDVDGDGYSDVIIGAPEADTDTGVNRGKVYIFYGLDMSDGELKDITIGADSSGVKMTVLTGNTDHEFLGTSVGNAGDTNGDTYDDIAAGGKYMGTDTTFRGKAYVYYGWPSMDAVDTSPDVTFSAEHQEDRFGNAVAGAGDVNGDGYYDVVVGAYLSDGSGTSFNDRGRTYLYTGGTPNPDSTADITFTGTIDNGWSGYSLYKIQ, encoded by the coding sequence ATGAAATCAGGAAATTTAATATTAAAACATCTTATATTGATGTTCGCTATTTTTCTTGTTGCGGGATGCGGCGGGAAGACATCAACAACCACTAACGATGACAACAATAGTGGGAATAATAACAGTACGCATGGGACAAACCTCTCTGAAACTTCTACCAAATCTTCCAATCCAAAAATAACATCAGACTCTTCGGGTAATGTTTATGTTACATGGGAAGAGGCTTCTTCCGGCTCAATTACAGAGTTATACCTTGCTGACTCAGCAAATTCCGGCAATACTTTCAGCAAACGTAACCTTAATAAAACAGCTAACTGTAATATAAACGGCCATGCAGGAGATATAAGTGTTGCAACAGCCGGCAATGGTTCACCATATACGGTGTGGACCGAAGACTGGGGTTCTATCGGTAAAAATATTAAATTTTACGACAATAAATCTTCTTCAAGTTGTAAACCACTCTCTTATCTCGCAAGGGATGCAGCCTCTCCAATGATCAAGGCCGACAGTAACAGTCAATTGCATGTAGTATGGGAAGAGGATATGGGAGATCAGAAGAGGGATATCTTCTTCCGCCACTCTGATAATGGAGGGACTGATTTTATTCCATCAACTGATGCTGAACCTCTGAATATTTCAAACACAGCATCAGACTCAAGCGACCCTATGCTTGGAGTCTTGGAGGGGACACTTAATTCAGATATTGATATAGTTTGGGTTGAAGGCACTGAAGGGAACAGAAATATATCAATAGCCTCATCCAATGACAGTGGTACAAGTTTTTCCACCCCGCATAATGTTTCAAACACATTAACTGATTCTAACTGCCCGGTAATAAATGTTACTTCCGGCGGAACAATTTATATTGCATTTAAAGGAGACTCAGGTATTTATTTTACAAGGAGACAGTCTTATGAATCATTAATCCCTGCCCCTATAAAAATCTCCCCAGGCTCATCTTCACCGTCCTGCCCTGAGATGGGCGTAGGCTCTAACGGTGCAATTTATACTGTATGGTCCGACAGCGGTGAGATATGGGCGGCCATATCAACTGATGCGGGGCACTCATTTACCGTTCCTAAAAATATCTCAACTTCTACAGGGCAATCTTCTTCACCAAAGTTGGCATTGGATGGAAACTATCTCAATCTAATATGGGTTGAAGAGGCCATAGGAAACGGAGACATCTACTTTTCAGGATCTATTGACAATGGAAAGACCTTTTCATCCCCGAGAAACATATCTAATTCTTCTGAAAAGTCAGGTTCACCTGCTATAGCAACAGATGCAAAAAAATATATTTATGCTGCATGGGCGGAAGGTGAAGAGGGAAGTGAAGATATATATTTTGTAAGGGATAACGGGGCACGGGATATTTCCAAAAGTGCAAAGAAGACCTTAGCACAGTTTATGGATATAAACGGTGACGGCAAGAGCGACATTCTGATAGGGGCACCATCAGATAAAGACGGCAGTGTTATTGGTAAGGTTTACCTCTTCTTTAGTAACTCAATGGCATTAAAACTTAATGGTTCTGATATTCTGACCACTTCTGCTGACTTAACATTTTCTGAAGCCTCTGCAGGGGAGCAATTCGGTTTTTCAACTGCCATAGCAGGGGATATAAACGGAGACGGCTATGCAGATATTATTACAGGCGCCCCATACACAAATGACAATGCGGATAACAGCGGCACAGTTTATATATATTACGGCAATCAATCCTCATCAATGGACAATACTGCTGATGTCAGGATAAAGGGCCTTGAGGTTAATGATCTGGCAGGCTTTTCTGTTTCGTCAGCCGGTGATGTAAATAATGACGGATTTGACGACATAATTATAGGTCTGCCGGAGAAATACTCAAACGGTTCCACCCCTTACTCAGGGACAGCAGTTATTTTTTATGGCGGGCCGATTATGGGGATTAAGGCTAACTATCCTGAACTGACACTTAATGATGCTGATGTTGTCTTAAAAGGTGAGAAAGCACTGGACAAGTTTGGGACTACTGTTGCAAGGGCCGGAGATTTTAACTATGACGGATATGATGATGTAATAGTAGGGGCGCCTTATGCGGACGGCACAGACGGCTATAACAGGGGACGTGCATATATATTCTTTGGCGGTACAGATATGAATGTTTCTGCTGACGTCAGGATAACAGGCAGTAATGATAATGATAAGATTGCAGCCGGCCTGTCAGGCGGCGGGGATGTTGATGGAGACGGGTACTCTGATGTAATTATCGGGGCACCTGAGGCTGATACTGACACAGGCGTTAACAGGGGCAAGGTTTATATATTTTATGGACTCGATATGAGTGATGGTGAATTAAAAGATATTACAATTGGTGCCGACTCTTCTGGAGTGAAGATGACTGTACTTACAGGAAATACAGACCATGAGTTCCTTGGGACATCTGTTGGAAATGCCGGTGATACAAACGGTGACACTTATGATGATATTGCAGCCGGTGGAAAGTATATGGGGACTGATACAACATTCAGAGGAAAAGCTTATGTATATTATGGATGGCCTTCTATGGACGCTGTAGATACATCACCTGATGTTACTTTCAGTGCTGAGCACCAAGAAGACCGGTTCGGAAATGCAGTTGCCGGTGCAGGGGATGTTAATGGAGATGGTTATTATGATGTAGTTGTCGGGGCATACCTTTCAGACGGCAGCGGAACATCATTCAATGACAGGGGAAGGACATACTTGTACACAGGAGGAACCCCGAATCCTGATTCCACCGCAGATATTACCTTTACAGGAACCATTGACAACGGATGGTCCGGGTATTCGCTATACAAGATTCAGTAA
- a CDS encoding glutamate--tRNA ligase, producing the protein MTVRVRFAPSPTGYLHIGGVRTALFNYLFARHNKGVFMLRIEDTDQGRSTDESIKAIIDGMHWLGLNWDEGPYRQTERMELYKSHVKRLIDEGNAYNCYCTSEELEERRKQALAEKRIPKYDGRCRTITEPVPDRPHAVRFKAPVEGQIVVNDIVKGRVVYENAQLDDLIIMRSDGWPTYNLCVVVDDADMQISHVIRGDDHLNNTPRQIQLYHAFGYEIPQFAHLPMILGPDKTRLSKRHGATAVTAYEDMGYLPEAMVNYLVRLGWSYKDQEVFSLEELIEKFSLEHVGKSAAVFNPEKLLWLNSHYIAHLETKDIIKRLKPFLVKEGLMSPSPYPSPARGEGIDEVDLRQSPPPLNPLPQGEGRFGEGARAVVLPPLQGEGRGGDGVQDEAWLSKVIISLRERCRTLVEMANAARYFFLDDVEIDPEAAKKFLIQSNKETLELVLKGLEELPNHVLENNPPMPPLEKRGGFSSENIDALFKSIMEAKGVKMGQVAQPLRVALTGRTVSPGIFEVIDILGKEKVIYRLKQAIARLS; encoded by the coding sequence ATGACAGTTCGCGTTAGATTTGCTCCAAGCCCAACGGGCTATCTGCATATAGGCGGTGTTAGGACTGCTTTATTTAATTATCTGTTTGCCCGCCACAATAAAGGTGTATTTATGCTTCGCATTGAAGATACTGACCAGGGGCGTTCTACGGACGAATCCATTAAGGCTATTATTGATGGAATGCACTGGCTTGGGCTTAACTGGGATGAAGGCCCGTATCGTCAGACTGAACGAATGGAGCTTTATAAAAGCCATGTCAAAAGACTGATTGACGAAGGAAATGCATACAACTGTTACTGTACTTCTGAAGAGCTTGAAGAGCGGAGGAAACAGGCACTTGCTGAAAAGCGAATCCCTAAGTATGACGGCAGGTGCAGGACAATCACAGAGCCGGTACCGGACAGGCCGCACGCAGTGCGTTTTAAGGCGCCTGTGGAAGGTCAGATTGTAGTAAACGACATAGTTAAGGGTAGGGTTGTGTATGAAAATGCTCAGCTTGATGACCTCATTATCATGCGGTCTGACGGCTGGCCTACTTATAATCTTTGTGTAGTAGTAGACGATGCTGATATGCAGATAAGCCATGTAATTCGGGGCGATGACCACCTGAATAACACACCAAGGCAGATACAACTCTATCACGCATTCGGATATGAAATACCGCAGTTTGCGCACTTGCCGATGATACTTGGGCCGGACAAGACAAGGCTTTCCAAGAGGCATGGGGCAACGGCAGTCACTGCTTATGAGGATATGGGTTACCTGCCGGAGGCGATGGTGAATTACCTAGTACGCCTCGGCTGGTCATACAAAGACCAGGAGGTCTTCAGCCTTGAAGAGTTGATAGAAAAATTCTCACTTGAGCACGTGGGAAAGTCAGCCGCAGTATTTAATCCTGAGAAATTACTCTGGCTGAACAGCCATTACATAGCACATCTGGAAACAAAAGATATTATAAAACGTCTAAAACCATTTCTTGTAAAGGAAGGTCTTATGTCCCCCTCACCCTACCCCTCTCCCGCAAGGGGAGAGGGTATAGATGAGGTAGACTTACGTCAAAGCCCCCCTCCCCTTAATCCCCTCCCGCAAGGGGAGGGGAGATTCGGAGAAGGTGCTCGTGCTGTTGTTCTCCCTCCCCTTCAAGGGGAGGGCAGGGGTGGGGATGGGGTTCAGGATGAAGCATGGCTATCCAAGGTCATAATCTCCTTACGTGAACGTTGTCGTACCCTTGTAGAGATGGCTAACGCAGCGAGGTATTTCTTCCTCGATGATGTTGAGATTGATCCTGAGGCTGCAAAGAAATTCCTGATACAATCTAATAAAGAAACACTTGAGCTTGTCCTAAAGGGACTGGAAGAACTTCCTAACCATGTACTCGAAAATAACCCCCCCATGCCCCCCCTTGAAAAAAGGGGGGGATTTTCATCTGAGAATATAGACGCTTTATTCAAATCAATTATGGAAGCAAAAGGGGTAAAGATGGGGCAGGTTGCCCAGCCCCTTCGTGTTGCCCTTACCGGTCGAACTGTCAGTCCGGGTATATTTGAGGTCATTGATATACTTGGGAAAGAGAAAGTTATTTACCGTCTCAAACAGGCGATAGCAAGGCTTTCTTGA
- a CDS encoding tetratricopeptide repeat protein, translated as MNRRNILQFIIFLIFLTIVPSVYSEVTDVHFLRGRTYLLEGNEVDALKEFDKAVEINKAVKEKLSSEYYNAGIVLIKDPKKAHIGLHYLINYLIENKKKGPEIAVLLHTEGLNMISSNKYIAHIMLKKVLELKPELGKDEGFYLDYDVRSANKPDDVIKGGEDFVVRFPRSSFVPEVLYMIGDAHYNLQNPQEGRKYFKEAADTFPDTEWGKKAAKRLKN; from the coding sequence ATGAACCGGCGTAATATACTGCAATTTATTATATTTCTAATATTCTTAACGATTGTACCCTCTGTTTATTCAGAAGTTACAGATGTACATTTCCTGCGCGGCCGCACTTATCTGTTAGAAGGGAATGAGGTGGATGCATTAAAAGAGTTTGATAAGGCTGTTGAGATAAACAAGGCAGTTAAAGAAAAACTCTCTTCTGAATATTACAACGCAGGGATAGTGCTTATCAAGGACCCCAAGAAGGCGCACATAGGTCTGCATTATTTAATTAATTATCTGATCGAGAATAAGAAAAAGGGGCCGGAGATAGCTGTCCTTTTGCACACTGAGGGGCTTAACATGATTAGCAGTAATAAATATATTGCCCATATCATGCTGAAAAAGGTTTTGGAACTGAAACCGGAATTAGGAAAAGATGAGGGATTTTATCTGGATTATGATGTCAGGAGCGCAAACAAGCCGGATGATGTTATAAAAGGCGGCGAAGACTTTGTTGTGAGATTCCCAAGAAGTAGTTTTGTGCCGGAGGTGTTATACATGATAGGGGATGCCCATTATAACCTTCAGAATCCGCAGGAGGGCAGGAAGTATTTCAAAGAGGCCGCAGATACATTTCCGGATACAGAGTGGGGGAAGAAGGCGGCAAAGCGGTTGAAAAACTAA